In Cotesia glomerata isolate CgM1 linkage group LG3, MPM_Cglom_v2.3, whole genome shotgun sequence, one genomic interval encodes:
- the LOC123262017 gene encoding histone deacetylase 3: MSYNRKVSYFYNPNVGNFHYGPGHPMKPHRLSVIHSLVLNYGLHKKMQIYRPYRASTHDMCRFHSDEYVDFLQRVTPQNLQGYTKYLSHFNVGDDCPVFEGLFDFCSMYTGASLEGATKLNNNCCDIAINWSGGLHHAKKFEASGFCYINDIVIAILELLKYHARVLYIDIDVHHGDGVQEAFYLTDRVMTVSFHKYGNYFFPGTGDMYEIGAESGRYYSVNVPLKEGIDDTSYVQVFKPVISHVMEFFRPTAIVLQCGADSLANDRLGCFSLSTKGHGECVKFVRDLNVPLLTVGGGGYTLRNVARCWTYETSLLLDEQISNELPYTEYLEYFAPDFTLHPEVVTRQDNANSKQYLEAITRHVYENLKMVQHSPSVQMQDVPYDVLPPEEDRQPEPDPDSRLNIQDTDKIIEPLNEYYLGDKDQDKMEIAES; the protein is encoded by the coding sequence ATGAGTTACAATCGAAaagtttcatatttttataatccaaatgttggaaattttcattatgGTCCAGGACATCCAATGAAACCACATCGGCTATCAGTAATTCACAGTCTCGTTCTCAATTATGgacttcataaaaaaatgcaaatttatCGACCGTATCGTGCAAGTACACATGATATGTGTCGTTTTCATTCTGATGAATATGTTGATTTTTTACAACGAGTGACACCTCAAAATTTACAAGGTTATACCAAATATTTAAGTCATTTTAATGTTGGTGATGATTGTCCTGTTTTTGAAGgtctttttgatttttgttcAATGTATACTGGAGCTTCGTTAGAAGGAGCtacaaaattaaacaataactGCTGTGATATTGCTATAAATTGGAGTGGTGGTTTGCATCatgctaaaaaatttgaagcttCTGGCTTTTGTTACATTAATGATATTGTTATAGCTATATTAGAATTACTTAAATATCATGCGAGAGTTCTATATATAGATATTGATGTTCATCACGGAGATGGAGTTCAAGAAGCATTTTATCTGACTGATAGAGTAATGACTGTATCTTTCCATAAATATGGCAATTACTTTTTTCCTGGTACAGGTGATATGTATGAAATTGGAGCAGAAAGCGGAAGATATTATTCTGTAAACGTTCCATTAAAAGAAGGAATTGATGATACATCTTATGTGCAAGTTTTCAAACCTGTTATATCCCATGTCATGGAATTTTTTAGACCGACTGCTATTGTACTTCAATGTGGAGCAGACTCATTAGCAAATGATAGATTAGGATGCTTTAGCTTAAGTACCAAAGGACATGGCGAGTGTGTGAAATTCGTAAGAGATTTGAATGTTCCTTTACTTACAGTTGGAGGAGGAGGTTATACATTAAGAAATGTTGCTCGATGTTGGACTTATGAAACATCGTTATTATTGGATGAACAAATAAGCAATGAACTTCCATATACTGAATATTTAGAGTATTTTGCTCCCGATTTTACTTTGCATCCCGAAGTGGTGACTAGACAAGATAATGCTAATAGCAAACAATATTTAGAAGCAATAACACGTCATGTGTACGAAAACTTAAAAATGGTTCAACATTCTCCTAGTGTTCAAATGCAGGATGTACCATATGATGTTTTACCTCCTGAAGAAGATCGGCAACCAGAACCAGACCCTGATTCACGGCTCAATATTCAAGATacagataaaattattgaacctcttaatgaatattatttaggGGATAAGGATCAAGATAAAATGGAAATTGCAGAATCATag